A genome region from Musa acuminata AAA Group cultivar baxijiao chromosome BXJ3-5, Cavendish_Baxijiao_AAA, whole genome shotgun sequence includes the following:
- the LOC135639200 gene encoding glycine-rich cell wall structural protein 1-like codes for MLTPCTYAPEPPSAGVEVPGAGAGVGVLLGLGDGDDDGDVDGAGAPVGVDDGVGEGVETGGGVAGVTAGGVAGGGVATGGGVAGGGVETGGGVAGGGVATGGGEEAGGGDDAVGGVAVVDGGIAVGEEAGDWAMQVARRAKEMTRARAGAWDAIARLPSLELPLCVVKSCGEEAFVLGLMRLKSGEFRR; via the coding sequence ATGCTGACTCCGTGCACGTACGCCCCGGAACCGCCGTCGGCCGGAGTCGAGGTACCCGGCGCCGGCGCTGGTGTCGGAGTCTTGCTGGGACTGGGAGATGGAGACGACGACGGGGACGTCGATGGAGCCGGCGCCCCTGTTGGAGTCGACGACGGGGTCGGGGAAGGAGTGGAAACGGGAGGTGGGGTCGCCGGCGTTACTGCGGGGGGCGTGGCTGGCGGCGGGGTGGCGACGGGAGGAGGCGTGGCTGGTGGCGGCGTGGAGACCGGAGGAGGGGTGGCTGGCGGCGGCGTGGCGACCGGAGGAGGCGAGGAGGCGGGAGGTGGGGATGACGCGGTCGGAGGGGTGGCGGTGGTGGACGGGGGCATCGCGGTGGGGGAGGAGGCCGGGGATTGGGCGATGCAGGTGGCGAGGAGGGCGAAGGAGATGACTAGAGCCAGAGCTGGCGCATGGGATGCCATTGCTCGCCTGCCTTCTCTTGAACTTCCTCTCTGTGTGGTGAAGAGCTGTGGCGAGGAAGCTTTTGTGCTTGGGTTGATGAGACTGAAGAGTGGGGAATTTCGGAGGTAA
- the LOC135583308 gene encoding stellacyanin-like gives MAKLLKMLALIVLSLGLSAEATVFTVGDSAGWDISADLASWVANKVFYVGDALMFEYSTYHTVNEVDSAGYESCNFATPRLTGSNGNTTVPLTSPGERYFVCGVTLHCLGGMKLHVNVESNQTAASPVGAPPSATQAAPSPLLEWPSDKSDFPFLSGSYSHVVARGSYAAVASLLCAVAWALAL, from the exons ATGGCTAAGCTCCTGAAGATGCTTGCGCTCATCGTTCTCAGCCTCGGGCTATCGGCTGAAGCCACCGTCTTCACCGTCGGGGATAGCGCCGGTTGGGACATCAGCGCAGACCTTGCTTCCTGGGTTGCTAACAAGGTCTTCTACGTAGGAGATGCACTGA TGTTCGAGTACTCGACCTACCACACCGTGAACGAGGTCGATAGCGCCGGCTACGAGAGCTGCAACTTCGCCACCCCTCGACTGACGGGCAGTAACGGGAACACGACGGTCCCCCTCACCTCGCCTGGCGAGAGGTACTTCGTGTGCGGAGTTACACTGCATTGCTTGGGAGGGATGAAGCTACACGTGAACGTGGAGAGCAATCAAACCGCGGCGTCTCCGGTGGGGGCGCCGCCGTCGGCGACGCAGGCTGCGCCTTCGCCTTTGCTTGAGTGGCCttccgataaaagtgattttcccTTCCTAAGTGGTTCTTACAGCCATGTCGTCGCAAGGGGTTCTTACGCTGCTGTAGCTTCGTTGTTGTGTGCTGTGGCATGGGCGTTAGCTCTCTGA
- the LOC103973261 gene encoding serine/threonine-protein kinase D6PK: MDEICELKMSTSQHPSADKGLGGHESGSTKEQSPSAVWKSQNSNATVLEEARKGKSALEEQNELAPDVDSFRSMDSFEESRGSSFNGASHPPEPMDTDLVKTVYVAIDQEKSNAGCLMRGLSVKGPFIEDLSIRVPVTKPNAALLSTDGTSPDEPNESGAVSSPFSVPHALQSMETTFLPPDSEEKECVWDASLPPSGNVSPHSSIDSSCVATAMSVVNSCTNTYRSDGMTSDGMLSLERACESTKGSVIGDSLGSAKTSISRASDSSGLSDDSSWSNITGSANKPHKGNDPRWKAILAVRSRDGILGMSHFRLLKRLGCGDIGSVYLSELSSTRCYFAMKVMDKASLASRKKLTRAQTEREILQLLDHPFLPTLYTHFETDRFSCLVMEFCPGGDLHTLRQRQPGKHFSEYAARFYAAEVLLALEYLHMLGVVYRDLKPENVLVRDDGHIMLSDFDLSLRCAVSPTLIKSSSFDSDPSKRAAGAFCVQPSCIEPSSVCVQPACFMPKLFPHKSKKKTRKPWAEAPRQQVATLPELVVEPTTARSMSFVGTHEYLAPEIIKGEGHGSAVDWWTFGIFLHELLYGRTPFKGSGNRATLFNVVGQQLRFPDTPSTSYASRDLIRGLLVKEPQHRLGVKRGAAEIKQHPFFEGVNWALIRCSTPPEVPRPVEAELPAKFGSAEGFGTSGKRIVGADVKSGGKYLDFEFF; encoded by the exons ATGGATGAGATTTGTGAGTTAAAAATGTCGACCTCGCAGCATCCTTCTGCTGATAAGGGCTTGGGTGGGCACGAAAGCGGCTCGACAAAAGAACAGAGTCCATCTGCTGTTTGGAAATCTCAAAATTCTAATGCAACTGTGCTCGAAGAAGCACGGAAAGGGAAAAGTGCATTAGAAGAGCAGAATGAATTAGCACCTGATGTTGATAGCTTCAGGAGCATGGACTCCTTTGAAGAATCCAGGGGAAGTTCTTTCAATGGGGCTAGTCATCCTCCGGAACCCATGGACACTGATCTTGTGAAGACGGTATATGTGGCAATAGATCAAGAAAAGTCTAATGCAGGGTGCTTGATGAGAGGGCTCTCTGTAAAAGGTCCTTTTATAGAAGATCTCTCTATTCGGGTTCCTGTGACAAAACCAAATGCTGCTCTTCTATCAACAGATGGAACCTCTCCCGATGAACCGAATGAGTCAGGTGCCGTGTCTTCTCCTTTTTCTGTTCCACATGCATTACAGTCAATGGAGACAACATTTTTACCACCAGATTCCGAAGAAAAAGAGTGTGTTTGGGATGCTTCCCTTCCCCCGAGTGGAAATGTCAGTCCTCACAGCAGCATTGACAGCTCCTGTGTGGCCACCGCAATGAGTGTCGTGAACAGTTGCACAAACACATACAGAAGTGATGGGATGACCAGCGATGGTATGCTTAGTTTGGAAAGGGCCTGCGAGAGCACAAAGGGAAGTGTTATAGGGGACTCACTTGGAAGTGCTAAAACGAGCATCAGTAGAGCGAGTGACAGCAGTGGTCTCAGTGATGACAGCAGCTGGAGTAATATCACTGGAAGTGCTAATAAGCCTCATAAGGGAAATGATCCTAGATGGAAGGCGATTCTTGCAGTTCGATCTCGTGATGGTATACTGGGTATGAGCCACTTCCGACTGCTCAAAAGGCTTGGATGTGGTGATATTGGTAGTGTTTATCTGTCAGAATTGAGCAGTACAAGGTGCTACTTTGCTATGAAGGTGATGGACAAGGCATCTCTAGCAAGCAGGAAGAAGCTGACAAGAGCTCAGACAGAAAGGGAAATCCTCCAACTTCTTGATCATCCTTTCTTGCCAACCTTGTACACTCATTTTGAGACTGACAGGTTTTCATGCTTGGTGATGGAGTTCTGCCCTGGTGGTGACTTGCATACCTTGAGGCAGCGACAGCCAGGGAAGCACTTTTCTGAATATGCAGCAAG ATTTTATGCTGCGGAAGTACTTCTGGCTCTTGAGTATCTTCACATGCTTGGAGTTGTATACAGAGATCTGAAACCAGAAAATGTACTTGTTCGTGATGATGGGCACATAATGCTTTCTGATTTTGATCTATCGTTAAGGTGCGCTGTCTCACCAACTCTGATAAAATCCTCGTCTTTCGACTCAGATCCTTCCAAGCGGGCAGCGGGCGCTTTTTGTGTCCAACCGTCCTGCATTGAGCCTTCTTCAGTTTGTGTTCAGCCTGCATGCTTCATGCCAAAACTATTCCCACATAAAAGCAAGAAAAAGACAAGGAAACCATGGGCTGAGGCACCAAGGCAGCAGGTAGCCACCCTGCCTGAGCTTGTTGTTGAGCCAACAACTGCTCGATCGATGTCCTTTGTTGGCACACATGAATATTTAGCCCCTGAAATCATCAAAGGTGAAGGCCATGGGAGTGCTGTGGACTGGTGGACATTTGGTATATTCCTGCACGAGCTCCTTTATGGAAGGACACCGTTTAAAGGCTCAGGCAACCGGGCAACATTGTTCAATGTAGTAGGTCAGCAGCTTAGATTCCCAGACACTCCGTCAACCAGCTATGCAAGCAGAGATTTGATAAGAGGGCTTCTAGTGAAAGAGCCCCAGCATCGGCTGGGCGTGAAGAGGGGGGCTGCAGAGATAAAGCAGCATCCCTTCTTTGAGGGTGTGAATTGGGCGCTGATTAGGTGCAGCACCCCACCGGAGGTGCCACGACCAGTGGAGGCCGAGCTGCCAGCTAAGTTTGGGTCGGCTGAAGGATTTGGGACGAGTGGCAAAAGGATTGTGGGAGCAGATGTGAAGTCTGGAGGTAAGTATCTGGACTTTGAGTTCTTTTAG
- the LOC135637784 gene encoding oleosin L-like, with protein sequence MAEYGIDQSYRQGDQQQVVVKAVVAAVAGMSLLVLSGLTLAWTVIALAVATPLLMIFSPVLVPAAIVVLLLAAGFLASGGLGVAALAVLWWMYKDLTGKQPPGVELLEQVRQRLVSKARDIRESLQQQQQQLHEATQ encoded by the coding sequence ATGGCGGAGTACGGGATTGATCAATCTTACCGGCAGGGCGACCAGCAGCAGGTGGTGGTGAAGGCGGTCGTCGCAGCGGTGGCGGGGATGTCGTTGCTGGTGCTATCGGGGCTGACGCTGGCGTGGACGGTCATCGCGCTGGCGGTGGCCACGCCGCTGCTGATGATCTTCAGCCCGGTGCTGGTCCCCGCCGCGATCGTCGTCCTGCTGCTGGCCGCAGGCTTCCTGGCATCTGGCGGGCTGGGGGTGGCGGCGCTGGCGGTGCTGTGGTGGATGTACAAGGACCTGACGGGGAAGCAGCCGCCGGGGGTGGAGCTGCTGGAGCAGGTTCGGCAGCGTCTGGTGTCCAAGGCCCGTGACATCAGGGAgtcgctgcagcagcagcagcagcagctgcacgAGGCCACCCAGTGA